The nucleotide sequence GACTGCATCGAGGTTTGCAGCTTCTCGACCACATCGCCTTCTTGGATCAGATCGTGCTTGACCGTGATGCCGGTAATTTCGCTGAAGGCTTTAGCGAGGGTTTTGCTTTCATATTCATGGGTGGTGATGGTTTCGGACACCACCGCGATTTCCTTCACGCCCTTGGCTTGTAGCTTCTTAGCCGCGTCGATGAACCACTGCATCTCGGCCAGTTGCTGGTCCTTGCTCAAGGTGGACGGCTGAAATTCGCTGTCGATCCACTTTTTGGCTTCGGCTTCGCCGGCCTGAGCTGGCCCGGCCAACGCGCCAGCGACGGCCAAGGCCAATACGGTATAACGCATCTTCATCGTGCTTCTCCTCATCGTTGCTGTTATCCGCTTCCCCACGGGTCACGCGGGTCGCCACGGCCTCGGGGAAGCGCCAGGCCGGATTCCCAATGCTCTAACCGCGCCGCAAGATCAACGCCAGCACGGCCATCGAAATCACAAAGCTGATCCAAATGCTCGGCTCCTGCTCCAACGACAGCCATTCGGCCAATTTGCCCGCCAGTCCGATAAAACCGAGGTTGATGTAAGCCGCCGTCAACAGGCCGATGAACAAGCGGTCGCCGCGAGTGGTCGCAATCGGTAGAAACCCCTTGCGCGCGACGGTCGGCGCTTTGATTTCCCACACTGTCATCCCAACCAGCATCAAGGCGATGCAGCAGAAAAATACCGCAACCGGCGTGGTCCACACCATCCAGGCGAACATCACACCCTCCCCATCGCAAAGCCCTTGGCAATGTAGTGGCGCACGAACCAAATCACCACCGCACCCGGCAAAATGGTGAGCGTACCCGCCGCCGCCAACACCGCCCAATCCATCCCAGACGCGGACACGGTGCGGGTCATCACCGAAACGATGGGCTTGGCGTCCACGCTGGTCAGGGTTCGCGCCAGCAATAGCTCCACCCAACTGAACATAAAGCAGAAAAAAGCGGCGACCCCGACCCCGGATTTAATCAGCGGCAGAAAAATCGTCAGAAAAAAGCGCGGGAAGGAATAACCGTCGATGTAGGCAGTTTCGTCGATCTCACGCGGCACCCCGCTCATAAAGCCTTCCAGAATCCACACCGCCAGCGGCACGTTGAACACCAGATGCGCCAGCGCCACCGCGATGTGGGTATCCATCAATCCCAGCGTGGTGTAAAGCTGGAAAAACGGCAGCAGGAACACCGCGGGCGGCGTCATCCGGTTGGTCAACAGCCAGAAAAACACATGCTTGTCGCCGATGAAGGAATAGCGCGAGAAGGCGTAGGCGGCCGGCAGCGCCACCGCGATCGCAATCGCCATATTGATGGCGACATAGATCAAGCTGTTGATGTAGCCCGAATACCAAGAGGCGTCGGTGAAGATGGTGGCGTAATTGGCCAGGGTGAACTGTTGCGGCAGCAGGGTGAAGCTGGCCAGAATCTCTTGGTTGGTCTTGAAGCTCATGTTGACCATCCAGTAGATCGGCAGCAGCGCGAAGATCAGATAAACGATCAGAAACAGCGTCCGCCATTGAAACCGCCGCTCATTCATGGCCCGCGCCCTCCCGCTCTGCCGTGCCGACCCGCTGCATCCAGTTGTAGAGGATGAAACACAGCAGCAAGATGATCAGAAAATAAATCAGCGAAAACGCCGCAGCCGGCCCCAAGTCGAACTGGCCGACCGCTTTCTGGGTCAGGTATTGCGACAGGAAGGTGGTGGCGTTGCCCGGCCCACCGCCGGTCAGCACGAACGGTTCGGTGTAAATCATGAAGCTGTCCATGAACCGCAGCAGCACCGCGATCATCAGCACCCCGCGCAGCTTGGGCAATTGGATGTAGCGAAACACCGCCAGGCGGCTGGCCCCGTCGATGCGGGCGGCCTGATAGTAAGCGTCGGGAATGCTGCGCAGCCCGGCGTAGCACAGCAGCGCCACCAGCGGCGTCCAGTGCCAGACATCCATCGCCAGCACTGTGATCCAGGCGTGGGTGGCGTCGCCGGTGTAGCTGTAATCGACGCCGAGCCAGGCCAGCGCCGCCCCCAGCAGACCGATGTCAGCGCGGCCGTAAATCTGCCAGATGGTGCCGACCACGTTCCACGGAATCAGCAGCGACAGCGCCACCAGCACCAACACCAGCGACGCTTGCCAGCCGCGCGCCGGCATCGACAGCGCCAGCGCGATGCCGAGCGGGATTTCCACCGCCAGCACCGCCAGCGAAAAGGTCAACTGCCGCCACAGCGCGGCGTGCAACTCCTCGTCGCGCATCACCGCCGCGAACCATTCGGTGCCGACGAACACCCGCCGGTCGGGCGAGATGATGTCCTGCACCGAGTAGTTGACCACGGTCATCAGCGGCAGCACCGCCGAAAAGGCGACGCAGATCACCACCGGCAGCACCAACCACCACGCTTTTTGATTGATCGGTTTCATCCGCTCGCTCCCGTCGCCACCGGCTCCGACCCGGCGGCGATCAATTGGTGGTCGCGGCCGTAGAAGCAGGTGTGCGGCCCCAGCACGGCCAGCCAGACGATCTCGCCGGATTGTGGAATCGCGCCGCGTTCCGCGCTCAACCGCGCCCGCAACAGCGATCCATCGACGCGGGCGGTCAGCAATTGATAGGTGCCGATGTCTTGCACTTGAACGACCTCGGCCGCCAGCGCGCCCATCACGCTGGCGTCCGCCAAACTCACGTATTCCGGCCGCACGCCGAGCGTGAATTCGCCGGCCGCGCTCAACGGTTCGGCGAGCGGCGGTGCGACCTGTAGGGTGTGACCCGCCACTTCGATCACCCCATCCCACCAGCGCGCCGGCAGAAAGTTCATCCCCGGCGAGCCGATGAAATGGCCGACGAACCTGTGGCGCGGTCGCTCGAACAATTCGGCGGCCGTGCCGATCTGCACCGCCCGCCCGCGCGTCATCACCACCACCTGATCGGCGAAGGTCAGCGCCTCGACCTGATCGTGGGTGACGTAGATCAGGGTCAGTTTCAACTCGTGATGGATTTGCTTGAGCTTGCGGCGCAGTTGCCATTTCAGATGCGGGTCGATCACCGTCAGCGGCTCGTCGAACAAGACCGCGCTGACATCCTCGCGCACCAAGCCGCGCCCCAGCGAAATCTTCTGCTTGGCGTCGGCGGCGAGGTTGGCGGCGCGCTGGTTGAGTTGGCCGCTCAATTCCAGCATCTCGGCGATCCGGCCGACCCGAGCCTTGATCCGGTCGGCGGGCACGCCGCGATTGCGCAGCGGAAAGGCCAGATTGTCGGCCACCGTCATGGTGTCGTAGACCACCGGGAACTGGAACACCTGGGCGATGTTGCGCTGCTGGGGGCTGTGCTCGGTCACGTCCGCGCCGTCGAAGCGCACCGCGCCGCGCGAGGGCCGCACCAACCCGGAAATGATGTTGAGCAGCGTGGTCTTGCCGCAGCCTGACGGCCCCAGCAGCGCGTAGGCCCCGCCGTCGGCGAAGCTCATCTGTAGCGGCAGCAGCGCGTAGTCGCTGTCTTGCCTGGGATCGGGCAGATAGGAATGGGCCAAATCGAGATCGATGCGAGCCATGTCAGCGCCTTTCCAACCCTGCCGGCGCGACCCGCAGCGCGCCGCCCGCATCGAACACGTACACCTGAGCGGGATCGATATACAAATCGATGGCCGCGCCGAGTTCGAAGCTGTGCACGCCGGTCAGTTGGGCGACCAGCGGCCCGACCGGCGCGGCGACGTGGACGAAGGTGTCGGAACCGGAAATCTCGGCCAGTTCCACCCGGCCGGCCAGCGCCACATCGCCGGGGCGGGCGCGCACCCGCAGCGCGCTGGCGCGGATTCCGACCGTCACGCTCGCGGCGTCCTCGGCCAGCGTCGGCGCGACAGCGGGCGGCAGCGGTAACACCGTCTTATCGGACAACTGGATGCCGGACGGCGCGAGTTGGCCGGCCAGTAGATTGACCGGCGGATCGCTGAAGGCCCGCGCCACCCGGATCGATTGCGGCCGGCGGAACACCTCGGCGGTCGGGCCGTATTGCAACAGCTCGCCGGCGTCCAGCACCGCCGTATGACCGCCCAGCAGCAGCGCCTCGGTCGGTTCGGTGGTGGCGTAGACCACGGTCGAATCGCCGCCGGCGAACAGCGCCGACAACTCCTCGCGCAATTCCTCGCGCAACTTGTAATCGAGGTTGACCAGTGGCTCGTCCAGCAGCATCAGCGGCGCTTGCTTGGCCAGGGCGCGGGCCAAGGCCACCCGCTGTTGCTGGCCGCCGGACAGTTCGGCGGGCAGGCGGTCGAGAAACGGCTCAATGTGCAGTTTGGCGGCCAGTTCCCGCACTCGCCGGTCGATGGCGGCGCGGTCGAGATCGCCGCGCAGCTTGAGCGGCGAGGCGATGTTGTCGGACACCCGCAGCGATGGATAATTGATGAACTGCTGGTAAACCATCGCCACGTTGCGCTCGCGCACCGGCAAGCCGGTCACGTCGCGATCATCCACCCGCACCCGGCCCTGGCTGGGGGCGTCTAACCCCGCCATCAAGCGCATCAAGGTGGTCTTACCGGCCTGGGTCGCACCCAGCAGCACGGTGACCGCGCGCGGTTGCAACGCCATATCCAGCGGATAGAGATGCGTGGCCGCGCCGACGCGCTTGGCGACGCCTTCAAGCGTCAACTGCATGGCGGACCTTTTTTGGCTGGGTGATTCGATTCATGCATGGTTGAGGGCCTGTTGAGCCAGATGCCGCCGATCCATCAACGACGGTTCTTGAAAATATTCATCGAATTTTGTTTGAGCTTGATCGCCGAACAGCATTTGGCAGGCTTCCATCAAACCGGGCGCTCGCCGGATATCCTCGCGCCGCACCACCAAGGCGATCTTGGAGCGGCGGCGCAAAAAATCTTCCAGCTTGACGATCATTTCCTGGCGTTCGGCCAAGCCGATTTCGCAGCGGCGGTATTCGGTGCCTTGAATCAACACCTCGGCCTGGCGGGGGTCTTCGCGGATGTCCTCCAACAGCCGCAGCGCCTTATCGCCGTAGCGCCGCCACAAACGACTGGTGAGGCTTTCCATCGCGCCGGGGAAAGTGTAGCTGTCCAAATTCATCAATTGCGCCTGATGCCAATATTCCTCGCGCACCGACGGATGCGGCTCGCCGTACCATCGATAGCGGCGGTGCGGCAGCGCGACGCCCAAACTCGCCACGATGTCGGCGACTTCGTTGCCGACGTTGACGCAATCGGTCAGCTTGCCGCCGAAGATGCTGAGGCGCGCGCGCGCGCGGTCGACATCGATTTCGTGCTTGCGGGACAACTGCAACCAGTCGCGGCTCTGATTTTCACCTTGGGTTTTCACCACCAGCGGCCGCACCCCGCAGCGTTCGGCGATGATGTCGGCGCGGGTCAAGGGTTGCGGCAGGCGCAGCCGCTTGTTGATGTTGTCCAGCACGAACTGGCGGTCGTCCTCGGTCACCTCGGTAAAGGGGCTGTCGACGCGGGTGTCGGTGGTGCCGATACAAGTGCGCGGCCCCATCGGAATGGCGAAAAACAGCCGGCCATCGTCGGCGAAGAAAGTCAGAATCCGCGTGTTGGGGGTGATTCGGGGCACGATCAAATGGATGCCCTTGGAAAACAGATGACGGTGTTCGGTGCGCTCGCCGCTCAGGTGATTGAGTTCGTCCACAAATGGCCCGGCGGCGTTGATGAGCACCTTGGAGCGAATTTCGAAGACGCGGCCATCGCTGACATCCCGCGCCCGCGTGAGCCAAAGTTCGCCCGCGCGCCGCGCGCCGAGCGAATCGACGTAGTTGGCGGCGATGCAGCCCCGATCCATCGCCGAACGGACGAACTGAAACACGAAGCGCGAGTCGTTATCGCACAGATAGGCGTCGGAATACTCGAACCCGCCGGCGGTGTCACGAGTTTCAACGACCGTTTCCTCGCGCTGGATCGCCCGTTTGGACAGCAGGCGCGGAACGCGGGTGAAGCCGTTGCCGAACAGCCAATAGACCCAAGTCCCCGCCCAGAGGAACAACGGCGACCAGCGAAACCCTTGATCGATGGTGGCGAGAAAGCGGATTTCCTTGACCCGAGAGGGATAACTGTCGATCAAATGGTTGCGGCTCAGACACAGCTTCCTGACCAAGCCGTAGTCGCCGCTCTCCAAATATTTGATCCCGCCCCAAGCCAGATTCGACGACTGCTGGCTGGTGAAGCCGGCGAAATCGCGCTGGTCGATCAACGCCACCCGCGCGCCCTTGCCGGCCAGCGCGGCGGCCGACACCGCGCCGTTGATGCCGCCGCCGACGATCAGCGCGTCGTAAACGCCTTGCTCCAGCTTGCGGAGATTGTTGTCGCGCAGCTTCATGCGGGTCGCCGTCCGGCAACGGCATAGACGACTGGGGCGAGCCTCGTACTGCGATTTAACCGAGCGCGCATCAGTCGTCGTCCAGCGCCCAACCCTTGGCGCGCTCGACCGCCTTGCGCCAGCGCCGGAATAATTTTTCGCGCTCGGCCTCCATAATGTGCGGCGTATAACGGTGATCGAGTTGCCATTTCTTCGCCAATTCCGCTCGACTTTCCCAAAAGCCGGTCGCTAAACCCGCCAAATACGCCGCGCCCAGCGCCGTGGTTTCAACGATGCGGGGCACGTCCACCGGCACGCCGAGGATGTCGGCCTGAAACTGCATCAACAGGCTGTTGACCGCCGCGCCGCCGTCGCAGCGCAACTCCTTCAAGGTGATGCCGGAATCCCGCTGCATCGCCTCGATCACATCGCGGGTTTGATAGGCGATGCTCTCCAGCACCGCGCGGGCGATATGGCCCTGAGTGCTACCACGGGTGAGGCCGATCAGCAGGCCGCGCGCGTAGGGATCCCAGTGCGGCGCGCCCAACCCCACTAGCGCGGGCACGAAATAGACGCCTTCGTTGTGGGGGACGGAACGGGCCAATGCCTCGATGCCCGCCGCCGATTGGATCATCTTCAGGCCGTCGCGCAGCCACTGCACCGCCGCGCCGGTGATGAAGATCGCCCCTTCCAGCGCGTATTCGACCGGCTCGTCGCCGATGCCCCAGGCGATGGTGGTCAGCAACTTTTCCTCACTCAGCACCATTTTTTGACCGGTGTTCATCAGCACGAAGGAACCGGTGCCGTAGGTGTTCTTGGCCAGACCTGGACTGTGGCAGGCTTGGCCGAACAAGGCGGCTTGCTGGTCGCCGGCGATGCCCGCCACCGGAATCGGCCGCGCGCCGAAGAACATCTCCGGGTCGGTTTCACCGTACACCTGCGCCGATGGCCGGACCTCCGGCAAGATGGATTTGGGGATGTCGAGCCGCTCTAGCATCTCCTCATCCCACCGTAAGTCTTGAATGTTGTAGAGCAAGGTGCGGGAGGCGTTGGAATAATCGGTGACGTGCGCCTTGCCGCCGGTCAACCGCCACACTAACCAAGAATCGATGGTGCCGAAGGCGATTTCGCCGCGCCCGGCGCGGGCGCGCAAACCGGCCACGTTGTCCAGCAGCCACTTGACCTTGGTGCCGGAAAAGTACGGGTCGATCACCAAGCCGGTCTTGCGGCGCACGGTTTCTTCCAGCCCTTCCGCCTTGAGTTCGTCGCAAAACCGCGCGGTGCGCCGGTCTTGCCAAACGATGGCGTTAGCGACCGGCTTACTGGTGTGGCGATCCCACAGCACCACCGTTTCCCGCTGGTTGGTGATGCCAATAGCGCGTAATTCGCTGGCCTGAATCTCAGCGGATCGCAACGCCTCAGCAATCACGTTAACCGTCACCCGCCAGATTTCCTCGGCGTCGTGTTCCACCCAGCCGGGCTTGGGATAGTGCTGGGTGAATTCGGAGTAAGCCCGGCCCTTGATCTGGCCGTCATGATCGAAAATTAGCACGGTGGAACCGGTGGTGCCCTGGTCGATAGCCAGCACGTATCCCGCGCTCATGAGTTCGCCTCTACCGCGATCTGTTGAGGATGATTTTCAAAAGAAACCCATTATGGATTATAATGACAAAAAACCTATTAAAAACGAAAATAATGAAAAAATTTTTTAGATTCGAACAAAAACGAAAATTGGAGCTTCAGGCGACGAACACCTGCACCTCGGCCTGCGCCAGCAGCTCCATCATGGCCTCCGGCGGTGGCTGATCGGTGAACAGCATATCCATCTCGGCGATGGAGCCGAGCCGGACCATGGCGTTGCGGCCGAATTTGCTGTGATCGGTGACCAGCAACACCTGGCGAGAATTGGCGATGATCGC is from Candidatus Competibacteraceae bacterium and encodes:
- a CDS encoding sugar ABC transporter permease, with protein sequence MKPINQKAWWLVLPVVICVAFSAVLPLMTVVNYSVQDIISPDRRVFVGTEWFAAVMRDEELHAALWRQLTFSLAVLAVEIPLGIALALSMPARGWQASLVLVLVALSLLIPWNVVGTIWQIYGRADIGLLGAALAWLGVDYSYTGDATHAWITVLAMDVWHWTPLVALLCYAGLRSIPDAYYQAARIDGASRLAVFRYIQLPKLRGVLMIAVLLRFMDSFMIYTEPFVLTGGGPGNATTFLSQYLTQKAVGQFDLGPAAAFSLIYFLIILLLCFILYNWMQRVGTAEREGAGHE
- the glpK gene encoding glycerol kinase GlpK, with product MSAGYVLAIDQGTTGSTVLIFDHDGQIKGRAYSEFTQHYPKPGWVEHDAEEIWRVTVNVIAEALRSAEIQASELRAIGITNQRETVVLWDRHTSKPVANAIVWQDRRTARFCDELKAEGLEETVRRKTGLVIDPYFSGTKVKWLLDNVAGLRARAGRGEIAFGTIDSWLVWRLTGGKAHVTDYSNASRTLLYNIQDLRWDEEMLERLDIPKSILPEVRPSAQVYGETDPEMFFGARPIPVAGIAGDQQAALFGQACHSPGLAKNTYGTGSFVLMNTGQKMVLSEEKLLTTIAWGIGDEPVEYALEGAIFITGAAVQWLRDGLKMIQSAAGIEALARSVPHNEGVYFVPALVGLGAPHWDPYARGLLIGLTRGSTQGHIARAVLESIAYQTRDVIEAMQRDSGITLKELRCDGGAAVNSLLMQFQADILGVPVDVPRIVETTALGAAYLAGLATGFWESRAELAKKWQLDHRYTPHIMEAEREKLFRRWRKAVERAKGWALDDD
- a CDS encoding ABC transporter ATP-binding protein; translated protein: MARIDLDLAHSYLPDPRQDSDYALLPLQMSFADGGAYALLGPSGCGKTTLLNIISGLVRPSRGAVRFDGADVTEHSPQQRNIAQVFQFPVVYDTMTVADNLAFPLRNRGVPADRIKARVGRIAEMLELSGQLNQRAANLAADAKQKISLGRGLVREDVSAVLFDEPLTVIDPHLKWQLRRKLKQIHHELKLTLIYVTHDQVEALTFADQVVVMTRGRAVQIGTAAELFERPRHRFVGHFIGSPGMNFLPARWWDGVIEVAGHTLQVAPPLAEPLSAAGEFTLGVRPEYVSLADASVMGALAAEVVQVQDIGTYQLLTARVDGSLLRARLSAERGAIPQSGEIVWLAVLGPHTCFYGRDHQLIAAGSEPVATGASG
- a CDS encoding FAD-dependent oxidoreductase, giving the protein MKLRDNNLRKLEQGVYDALIVGGGINGAVSAAALAGKGARVALIDQRDFAGFTSQQSSNLAWGGIKYLESGDYGLVRKLCLSRNHLIDSYPSRVKEIRFLATIDQGFRWSPLFLWAGTWVYWLFGNGFTRVPRLLSKRAIQREETVVETRDTAGGFEYSDAYLCDNDSRFVFQFVRSAMDRGCIAANYVDSLGARRAGELWLTRARDVSDGRVFEIRSKVLINAAGPFVDELNHLSGERTEHRHLFSKGIHLIVPRITPNTRILTFFADDGRLFFAIPMGPRTCIGTTDTRVDSPFTEVTEDDRQFVLDNINKRLRLPQPLTRADIIAERCGVRPLVVKTQGENQSRDWLQLSRKHEIDVDRARARLSIFGGKLTDCVNVGNEVADIVASLGVALPHRRYRWYGEPHPSVREEYWHQAQLMNLDSYTFPGAMESLTSRLWRRYGDKALRLLEDIREDPRQAEVLIQGTEYRRCEIGLAERQEMIVKLEDFLRRRSKIALVVRREDIRRAPGLMEACQMLFGDQAQTKFDEYFQEPSLMDRRHLAQQALNHA
- a CDS encoding ABC transporter ATP-binding protein; the encoded protein is MQLTLEGVAKRVGAATHLYPLDMALQPRAVTVLLGATQAGKTTLMRLMAGLDAPSQGRVRVDDRDVTGLPVRERNVAMVYQQFINYPSLRVSDNIASPLKLRGDLDRAAIDRRVRELAAKLHIEPFLDRLPAELSGGQQQRVALARALAKQAPLMLLDEPLVNLDYKLREELREELSALFAGGDSTVVYATTEPTEALLLGGHTAVLDAGELLQYGPTAEVFRRPQSIRVARAFSDPPVNLLAGQLAPSGIQLSDKTVLPLPPAVAPTLAEDAASVTVGIRASALRVRARPGDVALAGRVELAEISGSDTFVHVAAPVGPLVAQLTGVHSFELGAAIDLYIDPAQVYVFDAGGALRVAPAGLERR
- a CDS encoding DUF2160 domain-containing protein, with the protein product MFAWMVWTTPVAVFFCCIALMLVGMTVWEIKAPTVARKGFLPIATTRGDRLFIGLLTAAYINLGFIGLAGKLAEWLSLEQEPSIWISFVISMAVLALILRRG
- a CDS encoding carbohydrate ABC transporter permease translates to MNERRFQWRTLFLIVYLIFALLPIYWMVNMSFKTNQEILASFTLLPQQFTLANYATIFTDASWYSGYINSLIYVAINMAIAIAVALPAAYAFSRYSFIGDKHVFFWLLTNRMTPPAVFLLPFFQLYTTLGLMDTHIAVALAHLVFNVPLAVWILEGFMSGVPREIDETAYIDGYSFPRFFLTIFLPLIKSGVGVAAFFCFMFSWVELLLARTLTSVDAKPIVSVMTRTVSASGMDWAVLAAAGTLTILPGAVVIWFVRHYIAKGFAMGRV